The Musa acuminata AAA Group cultivar baxijiao unplaced genomic scaffold, Cavendish_Baxijiao_AAA HiC_scaffold_666, whole genome shotgun sequence DNA window CGTAGCAGGGTCGGGGGAAAGAATGGGAAAGACGATTTCACTATATTTCTGACCGGGAACAGGACCTATcacaataatatttcttttgttgGGACGATAACTCTGAAAAGACAGATTTCCTATCTTTTCTTTCAACTCAGGAGAAATACGATCAAGGGGGGCTAATTCGAATCCGTCGGGTAAAATGAGAACAGCCCCCACATTCAAAGTCCCCTTTTTACCATTAGCAAGAACTTGTTTCAGTTGCTTATCATAAGGGATTCGAACAACTGCTTCAAATACAGTATCAGGAAGCACAGCTTGCGGAACTTCAATATCCACGGGTTTATTAGCTAAATGGCAATTGGCACATACAATTCGTCCCGTTGCTTCTCGCGGGTTTTCATAACCCTGCTGCGCAAAAATGGGATATGCATTTGAAATAGATGCCCGAGTTATTACATATATCATGATCGATACAGAAATGGATCGAGTCATCTCTTCCTTTacccaagaaaaagtatttttattttgcatGTCCAATCATTGATCCCCGAATTTCTACAATAAATTAGATAGGTAGCTAGTATAGTTCCCTATACACGAGTCTGTCATTGTACTGGAATAATTGTACTGGAATATAGGACGAATACCTTGAACAGATAAAAGTATAAAGAATTAAGTCAAATTGAAAATACTTTCTTTATACACGAAGAAAGATTCTGATTTGATTGATATAATAAGATCAAATGAGTTCTTTATTCATTCATTGAATGATAAATTACTACAAGCGAAGGAGATACACGATTTAAAAAAAGGAAGATCCAATATTTCACAATTGTATCTAGAATAACTGGAAAAGTGGAAACAAGACCAGATATAATTTGATCGTTATGATCCAATCCAAAATCGTTGTAGACCGAACCAATCATTAGTTCCCAACCATGGGTCGAGTGAAATCCGATCCATAAATCAGTaactaaaagaatagaaaaagctTTTATTGTGTCACTTAAGTTATAGAGGAATTCCTGAACCCAAGAATTAAGAATGACGAGTTCT harbors:
- the LOC135662983 gene encoding cytochrome f, with product MQNKNTFSWVKEEMTRSISVSIMIYVITRASISNAYPIFAQQGYENPREATGRIVCANCHLANKPVDIEVPQAVLPDTVFEAVVRIPYDKQLKQVLANGKKGTLNVGAVLILPDGFELAPLDRISPELKEKIGNLSFQSYRPNKRNIIVIGPVPGQKYSEIVFPILSPDPATKKDVHFLKYPIYVGGNRGRGQIYPDGSKSNNTVYNATSAGIVSRIVRKEKGGYEITIVDASDGHQVVDIIPPGPELLVSEGESIKLDQPLTSNPNVGGFGQGDAEIVLQDPLRVQGLLFFLASVILAQVFLVLKKKQFEKVQLYEMNF